AACCGAAAACAAGGTATTTATATTTCTGATTAATATGATTATAACGAGCATTTTGTACGATTTTGAGTGAGTCACTAAATTCATGTTCGAATTCATAGCCTATACCATATTGTTGACGCCACGATTGGTGATAATCAGGGTTGTTTACGTCGAAATCAAAAGGAATAATGCCTTCAGGTGTTTTTTTCACAGTACCATAAGCAGGTAAAAAGTTACGATAACCAGCTTCAGGCTCTTGTTGAATAAAACTTAATAATGTTAAGCGTGTTTGTTCATTAGGTAAAAAAGTAATCACTGGAGCAAGGGCAAAACGCTCTTCTTTATAGTTTTTTATTTGAGTGTGTTGTGTTTTGGCAATACCATTTAGGCGATAAAGAATACGATTGTCATCACTTAAAGCACCTGAAAAGTCGAATGCAGTTTCAGCCAATTGATCATTGCCTGCTCGCACTTGAATATGGCGAATAGATGTTGCCGTGGGTCTTTTGCTAGTCATTGCAACAAGGCCACCAGGATTTACTTGACCATAAAGAACAGACGCTGGCCCTTTAACAACTTCAACGCGTTCTAATAACCATGGATCAAGTGCCCCCGTCGATGATGAAGCGCCCATTCCATAACTTAAACCATCTAGAAAACGTGGTGCATAACTGTACCCACGAATAAAAACTTCATCATTACGGTTAGAGCTACCTCTATATTCAGTGAAAACCCCAGGTGTATAACGTAAGGCTTGTGAAACAGAACTTACATCTTGAGCATCCATTTGATCACGAGTAATAACCGTAATGGATTGTGGTGTTTTTTCAATTTCAGTAGGTAATTTATTTGCTGAGAGTGTCTTTGTGGCGAGAAACCCCGAAACAGGGGCTTGTGGATCTTGTGATGGAGTTGCGGTGACAATTATCTTTTCAGACACATTTTGATTAACTGTCGCATGAATTTGAACCGAGAGTAAACTTAAAGGTAAGGCAAGAAAGGCATTAGTAATACAATTTTTGTTAGACACAATAGAACCTTTTGAATTTTTATTTTTTCATTTGAAATCCGGAAGGCATGAAAATATCACTCAATAAACATTAATACTAATGATAATAATTATCATTCTATGTATTTAATTTATTAAGCTTTGTTTTTTATTCCATGATGGAATAACTGTTAAATTTATTGGTTATATGAGGAATAAATTATGATATTTAAGGAAAATTGAGTGTGAGTAGGAAAATAAATTATTTTTTTGTGATGGTTTTAGCCACGAAAAACCCGCCAATTAAGCGGGTTTCATTATGATGTTTAAAGCAAGATTATTTAGCAGGGATCGCTTTTAAAATTGCTGTTAATAACTGCCAGTATTGACCGACACTTTTAATGTGAACGCGTTCGTC
This genomic stretch from Proteus vulgaris harbors:
- the fhuA_3 gene encoding TonB-dependent ferric siderephore receptor; translated protein: MSNKNCITNAFLALPLSLLSVQIHATVNQNVSEKIIVTATPSQDPQAPVSGFLATKTLSANKLPTEIEKTPQSITVITRDQMDAQDVSSVSQALRYTPGVFTEYRGSSNRNDEVFIRGYSYAPRFLDGLSYGMGASSSTGALDPWLLERVEVVKGPASVLYGQVNPGGLVAMTSKRPTATSIRHIQVRAGNDQLAETAFDFSGALSDDNRILYRLNGIAKTQHTQIKNYKEERFALAPVITFLPNEQTRLTLLSFIQQEPEAGYRNFLPAYGTVKKTPEGIIPFDFDVNNPDYHQSWRQQYGIGYEFEHEFSDSLKIVQNARYNHINQKYKYLVFGSLRKDNPYVLERRAQQEQRETETLGIDTRLQVDFTTAKIDHTVIVGIDYQWSKDQDNLRRAMGSEYDLDWRDPNYSYPINMTLQKPATDQLQKRDQIGVYLQDQLQW